One stretch of Streptomyces zhihengii DNA includes these proteins:
- a CDS encoding large conductance mechanosensitive channel protein MscL: protein MLKGFKNFLMRGDIITIAVGLVIALAFSTLIKAFTDFVINPVVARLQGGQSVGLGWQLGEEGNDATYLDLGQFISALIYFIIFMAVIYFCVVVPYKHYQSRHGVAVFQEPGPVKTCPACLSEDLPAAASRCLHCTSEQPPTVGAGSARV, encoded by the coding sequence ATGCTCAAAGGCTTCAAGAACTTCCTCATGCGCGGGGACATCATCACCATCGCCGTGGGGCTGGTCATCGCGCTGGCCTTCTCGACGCTGATCAAGGCGTTCACGGACTTCGTGATCAACCCCGTCGTCGCCCGCCTCCAGGGCGGCCAGTCCGTGGGCCTCGGATGGCAGTTGGGCGAGGAGGGCAACGACGCGACCTATCTCGACCTGGGCCAGTTCATCTCGGCCCTCATCTACTTCATCATCTTCATGGCCGTCATCTACTTCTGCGTCGTGGTGCCCTACAAGCACTACCAGTCCCGCCACGGTGTGGCCGTGTTCCAGGAGCCGGGCCCCGTCAAGACCTGCCCCGCCTGCCTCTCCGAGGACCTGCCCGCGGCGGCGAGCAGGTGCCTCCACTGCACCTCCGAGCAGCCCCCCACGGTCGGCGCGGGCTCCGCACGGGTGTAG
- a CDS encoding YihY/virulence factor BrkB family protein, with protein MGTAVHVPQTRDMVGDELSGDEALTALRRYGGWRLLLDAFARFRYADGFSSARSLGFQVVLGIVPFVIALVGVATTLHTEAVGRVVDQVLSRIVPGASAPLVEQALADTRRSAGADIAGAVAMWTGLAFAVLNLASAMAQIERGCNRIYGIERDRAFPLKYGRGVLLALCAGLPLGGGFLAVVAGEEVGEPVVTALGLPPALLGWWGALHVPIGVALACVASTVIFRWAPRRRQPGYTWLAFGSGIHLVLWVCATWLLALYVGRSGSFGAVYGPLTAFVALLLWANVTGVALFLGIAFAAQLEAARAGQEKPVRPDPGS; from the coding sequence ATGGGAACGGCCGTACACGTACCCCAGACACGGGACATGGTGGGCGACGAGCTCTCCGGCGACGAGGCGCTCACCGCTCTGCGCCGCTACGGCGGGTGGCGGCTCCTGCTCGACGCCTTCGCCCGCTTCCGGTACGCGGACGGGTTCAGCTCCGCCCGCTCCCTCGGGTTCCAGGTGGTGCTCGGCATCGTGCCGTTCGTCATCGCGCTGGTCGGCGTCGCCACCACCCTGCACACCGAGGCCGTCGGCCGGGTGGTGGACCAGGTGCTCTCCCGCATCGTGCCGGGAGCCAGCGCCCCGCTCGTCGAGCAGGCCCTCGCCGACACCCGCCGCAGCGCGGGCGCGGACATCGCCGGGGCGGTGGCGATGTGGACGGGCCTCGCCTTCGCCGTCCTCAACCTGGCCTCCGCGATGGCCCAGATCGAACGCGGCTGCAACCGCATCTACGGCATCGAGCGCGACCGCGCCTTCCCGCTGAAGTACGGCCGCGGCGTGCTGCTCGCCCTGTGCGCGGGCCTCCCGCTCGGCGGCGGATTCCTCGCCGTCGTCGCCGGCGAGGAGGTGGGGGAGCCCGTCGTCACCGCCCTCGGACTGCCGCCGGCACTGCTCGGCTGGTGGGGCGCGCTGCACGTGCCGATCGGCGTCGCGCTGGCGTGCGTCGCCTCGACCGTGATCTTCCGCTGGGCGCCGCGCCGGCGCCAGCCCGGTTACACCTGGCTCGCGTTCGGCTCCGGCATCCATCTGGTGCTGTGGGTGTGCGCGACCTGGCTGCTCGCGCTCTATGTCGGCCGCAGCGGGTCGTTCGGCGCGGTCTACGGACCGCTGACCGCCTTCGTCGCCCTGCTGCTGTGGGCCAATGTGACCGGTGTCGCGCTGTTCCTCGGCATCGCGTTCGCCGCGCAGCTCGAGGCGGCCCGGGCGGGCCAGGAGAAGCCGGTCCGGCCGGACCCCGGGAGCTGA
- a CDS encoding phosphotransferase family protein: MESVPDGAEVVASRQEARRLTAPPLLVVDAVTDFLDAHGIGRGPLSWRRIGDGHSNITYLVRRGGESVVLRRGPRPPLPRSTHDMVREARIQRILGGHGIPVPEIVAVCEDASVLGVPFYLMRRLDGTVVTDTVPAHLAPAARRRATGEAVVDALVALHGIDVTQGELASLGSPGGYLRRQVDRFRGLWEVNTTRALPAVERIADWLAGNLPPSQAASVVHGDYRMGNLMFAPRAPARILAILDWEMATLGDPLADLGYLTATWSEAGAVATPLELTPVTREPGHLTRRELAERYCSRTGLDLTPLPWYQTLALWKAAIFCEAIRTRWLRGERPDDTVFGPSLEAGVPRLLEAAAGHAGLAATPRG, from the coding sequence ATGGAGAGCGTTCCCGACGGTGCGGAGGTCGTCGCGAGCCGGCAGGAGGCCCGTCGTCTCACCGCCCCTCCGCTCCTGGTCGTCGACGCGGTCACCGACTTCCTCGACGCCCACGGGATCGGACGGGGCCCGCTCTCCTGGCGGCGCATCGGCGACGGGCACTCCAACATCACGTATCTCGTCCGCCGCGGCGGCGAGTCCGTCGTCCTGCGACGGGGGCCGCGCCCGCCGCTGCCGAGGTCGACGCACGACATGGTGCGCGAGGCCCGCATCCAGAGGATCCTCGGCGGGCACGGCATACCGGTGCCGGAGATCGTCGCGGTCTGCGAGGACGCGTCGGTCCTGGGCGTGCCCTTCTACCTCATGCGCCGCCTCGACGGGACGGTCGTCACCGACACCGTCCCGGCCCACCTCGCCCCCGCCGCGCGGCGCCGTGCCACCGGCGAGGCGGTCGTCGACGCCCTCGTCGCCCTGCACGGCATCGACGTGACCCAGGGCGAACTCGCCTCCCTGGGCTCCCCCGGCGGGTATCTCCGGCGCCAGGTCGACCGGTTCCGCGGCCTGTGGGAGGTCAACACCACGCGCGCCCTGCCCGCGGTGGAGCGGATCGCGGACTGGCTCGCCGGCAACCTGCCGCCGAGCCAGGCGGCTTCGGTGGTGCACGGCGACTACCGCATGGGCAACCTGATGTTCGCCCCGCGGGCGCCGGCGAGGATCCTCGCGATCCTCGACTGGGAGATGGCGACGCTCGGCGATCCGCTGGCGGACCTCGGCTATCTCACCGCCACCTGGTCCGAGGCCGGCGCCGTGGCCACCCCGCTCGAACTCACCCCCGTCACACGGGAGCCCGGCCACCTCACCCGGCGCGAGCTGGCCGAGCGCTACTGCTCCCGCACGGGTCTCGATCTCACCCCGCTCCCCTGGTACCAGACCCTCGCGCTGTGGAAGGCGGCGATCTTCTGCGAGGCCATCCGCACCCGCTGGCTGCGGGGCGAGCGCCCGGACGACACGGTCTTCGGGCCCTCGCTCGAAGCGGGTGTCCCCCGCCTGCTGGAAGCGGCGGCAGGGCACGCCGGCCTGGCCGCGACGCCCCGCGGCTGA
- a CDS encoding acyl-CoA dehydrogenase family protein has translation MTANEEPGRGAPAPEAFTHLPDEVEELRARTRRFVREQVIGAEPPPGGRLDRATRDRLQAAAKEAGVFAPHVPKEYGGQGLPLVHWSPILQEAGYSPIGPSALNCMAPDEGNMHLLNLVATEDQKQRFLVPLAAGEVRSCFGMTEPHPGAGSDPAALRTTAGRTAGGWVINGHKRFTSGAVGAAFCIVMARTPAVDGSPEGATMFLVDMANPGIRVGGAIHTVDRSIDGGHPHLHIEDCFVPDDAVLGEVGLGFRYAQVRLGPARLTHCMRWLGLARRSLDIALDRAARRELFGGPIDSLGLAQHLIAESVIDIETSDAVITKTAALLHGDPKAGSAMSSVAKVHCSEAIFRVIDRAVQICGGDGVSDGLPLAQFLNEVRPFRIYDGPNETHRWAIARRASAARNAAVRAGEPALGEAVAGRGGDA, from the coding sequence ATGACGGCGAACGAGGAGCCCGGGCGGGGCGCGCCGGCCCCCGAGGCCTTCACCCATCTCCCCGACGAGGTGGAGGAACTGCGGGCGCGTACACGCCGGTTCGTCCGCGAGCAGGTGATCGGCGCGGAGCCCCCGCCGGGCGGCCGGCTCGACCGGGCGACCCGTGACCGGCTCCAGGCGGCGGCGAAGGAAGCCGGCGTCTTCGCTCCGCACGTGCCGAAGGAGTACGGCGGGCAGGGCCTGCCCCTCGTGCACTGGTCGCCGATCCTCCAGGAGGCCGGATACTCGCCGATCGGCCCGAGCGCCCTCAACTGCATGGCCCCCGACGAGGGCAACATGCACCTGCTCAACCTGGTGGCGACGGAGGACCAGAAGCAGCGCTTCCTCGTGCCGCTGGCCGCGGGGGAGGTCCGGTCGTGCTTCGGCATGACCGAGCCCCACCCGGGAGCCGGATCCGACCCGGCGGCGCTGCGGACCACGGCCGGACGCACCGCCGGCGGCTGGGTGATCAACGGTCACAAGCGGTTCACCAGCGGCGCCGTGGGCGCCGCGTTCTGCATCGTGATGGCGCGGACCCCGGCCGTGGACGGCTCGCCCGAAGGGGCCACCATGTTCCTCGTCGACATGGCGAACCCCGGCATCCGGGTCGGCGGGGCGATCCACACCGTCGACCGCTCCATCGACGGCGGTCACCCGCACCTGCACATCGAGGACTGCTTCGTCCCCGACGACGCGGTACTCGGCGAGGTGGGGCTCGGCTTCCGCTACGCGCAGGTCCGGCTGGGCCCGGCACGGCTGACCCACTGCATGCGGTGGCTGGGGCTGGCACGCCGCTCCCTCGACATCGCACTGGACCGGGCCGCGCGGCGGGAGCTGTTCGGCGGGCCGATCGACTCGCTCGGCCTGGCGCAGCACCTGATCGCGGAGTCCGTGATCGACATCGAGACGTCCGACGCCGTCATCACCAAGACCGCGGCACTGCTGCACGGCGACCCGAAGGCGGGCTCGGCGATGTCCTCCGTCGCGAAGGTGCACTGCTCGGAGGCGATCTTCCGGGTGATCGACCGCGCCGTCCAGATCTGCGGCGGGGACGGGGTCTCCGACGGGCTCCCGCTGGCGCAGTTCCTGAACGAGGTCCGCCCGTTCCGCATCTACGACGGCCCCAACGAGACCCACCGGTGGGCGATCGCCCGCCGGGCCTCGGCGGCCCGGAACGCCGCCGTCCGCGCCGGTGAACCGGCCTTGGGCGAAGCGGTCGCGGGACGGGGCGGGGACGCGTGA
- a CDS encoding TetR/AcrR family transcriptional regulator, protein MASSQAETGWRSYPDGTLPPILGTALACFVEHGYHGTSIRAVAARAGLSVPGLYYHYPSKQALLVAIVSHAMDDLWQRSLAALEEAGDDAARRLDLLVECLVLFHAHRRDLAFIASSEIRSLTGQARTTYIGARDRQQRLMDGVIEDGVARKVFTTAYPRDVSRAVVTMCTGVAQWYSADGPHSPRQLAERYRAMTRGTVGAPAV, encoded by the coding sequence GTGGCGAGCAGTCAGGCCGAAACGGGCTGGAGGTCGTACCCCGACGGCACCCTGCCGCCGATCCTCGGGACCGCGCTGGCCTGCTTCGTCGAGCACGGCTACCACGGCACCTCGATCCGCGCGGTGGCCGCACGCGCCGGGCTCTCGGTGCCGGGGCTCTACTACCACTACCCCTCGAAGCAGGCCCTGCTCGTCGCGATCGTCTCCCATGCCATGGACGACCTGTGGCAGCGCAGCCTCGCCGCCCTGGAGGAGGCCGGCGACGACGCCGCGCGACGGCTTGACCTGCTGGTGGAATGCCTCGTGCTGTTCCACGCGCACCGCAGGGACCTCGCCTTCATCGCCTCCAGCGAGATCCGCAGCCTCACCGGACAGGCGCGCACCACCTACATCGGCGCCCGCGACCGTCAGCAGCGCCTGATGGACGGCGTGATCGAGGACGGTGTCGCGCGGAAGGTCTTCACCACGGCGTACCCGCGTGACGTCTCCCGGGCCGTCGTCACCATGTGCACCGGCGTCGCCCAGTGGTACAGCGCCGACGGCCCGCACAGCCCGCGGCAACTCGCCGAGCGGTACCGCGCCATGACCCGCGGGACGGTCGGCGCACCGGCCGTCTGA
- a CDS encoding DUF7822 domain-containing protein, whose translation MANRSYLYSADSMPNDAEIPKPVRCISEHNWDIPLAHKLLVGRGTTIVPSMIWNPPIGIAAEYAGGAALLGDLLRAVGRGLEDDAEFAACVAGTTAHLAKQQAKYFVLETGEIVSMTDDDPAESVRRLASSEIPAAVAEAEAAIAGRNDAWLASVRSDWQRHFASFYGDALYFSFPG comes from the coding sequence ATGGCAAACCGTTCGTACCTCTACTCCGCCGACTCGATGCCGAACGACGCGGAGATCCCCAAGCCGGTCCGCTGCATATCCGAGCACAACTGGGACATCCCGCTCGCGCACAAGCTCCTGGTGGGGCGCGGCACGACGATCGTCCCGTCCATGATCTGGAACCCTCCGATCGGCATCGCCGCGGAGTACGCCGGAGGGGCGGCCCTGCTCGGCGACCTCCTGCGCGCGGTCGGCCGGGGCCTGGAGGACGACGCCGAGTTCGCCGCGTGCGTCGCCGGGACCACGGCCCACCTCGCGAAGCAGCAGGCGAAGTACTTCGTCCTGGAGACCGGGGAGATCGTCTCGATGACGGACGACGACCCGGCGGAGAGCGTGCGGCGTCTGGCGTCCTCGGAGATCCCCGCCGCCGTCGCCGAGGCCGAGGCGGCGATCGCCGGCCGGAACGACGCGTGGCTGGCCTCGGTCCGGTCCGACTGGCAGCGGCACTTCGCGTCCTTCTACGGCGACGCGCTGTACTTCTCCTTCCCCGGCTGA
- a CDS encoding ABC transporter substrate-binding protein, translating into MYDGMPRPFALPDTGPGRRAVRTAGAVAALAAVLLTGCGAPGAPRQDKPAAAAADGFPLTVENCGVRTTYEAPPSRVVTIHQHPAELLLSLGLKDRMIGTAFPDSAVLPGLSEDFAAVPELSAKEPSFEKILDAEPDFVYGGYASAFAENDGRSREAFADAGIDTYLNREYCGKKKVSMQDVYDEIDTIGGLFGVRDRADALVADLRGRVRTATAEVDGERETPVFVYDSGDKSAFTAGGRSLGTEIIRLAGGRNVFADLDDVFGDVSWEQVVARRPEVIAIYDYAGAGSVEQKKEFLLAEPALADVPAVRNKRFVVLPLTATLVGVRAPRAVEDLARDLHPQRFR; encoded by the coding sequence GTGTACGACGGCATGCCCCGTCCCTTCGCCCTGCCCGACACCGGGCCCGGCCGCCGTGCCGTGCGCACGGCCGGAGCCGTCGCCGCACTGGCGGCGGTCCTTCTCACCGGCTGCGGCGCGCCCGGCGCCCCGCGGCAGGACAAGCCCGCGGCGGCCGCGGCGGACGGCTTCCCTCTCACCGTGGAGAACTGCGGTGTCCGCACGACCTACGAGGCGCCGCCCTCCCGGGTGGTGACCATCCACCAGCACCCGGCCGAACTGCTGCTCTCCCTCGGTCTGAAGGACCGGATGATCGGGACCGCCTTCCCCGACTCCGCCGTCCTCCCCGGACTGAGCGAGGACTTCGCGGCCGTCCCCGAACTGTCGGCGAAGGAACCGTCGTTCGAGAAGATCCTCGACGCCGAGCCCGACTTCGTCTACGGCGGCTACGCCAGCGCCTTCGCCGAGAACGACGGGCGGTCCCGCGAGGCGTTCGCCGACGCCGGCATCGACACCTACCTCAACCGCGAGTACTGCGGGAAGAAGAAGGTCTCGATGCAGGACGTCTACGACGAGATCGACACCATCGGCGGCCTGTTCGGCGTGCGGGACCGGGCCGACGCACTCGTCGCCGACCTCCGGGGCCGGGTGCGGACCGCCACCGCCGAGGTCGACGGCGAGCGCGAGACGCCCGTCTTCGTCTACGACAGCGGGGACAAGAGCGCCTTCACGGCCGGCGGCCGGAGCCTCGGCACCGAGATCATCCGGCTCGCCGGCGGGCGCAACGTGTTCGCCGACCTCGACGACGTCTTCGGCGACGTCTCCTGGGAGCAGGTCGTCGCCCGCAGGCCCGAGGTCATCGCGATCTACGACTACGCCGGCGCCGGAAGCGTCGAGCAGAAGAAGGAGTTCCTGCTGGCGGAGCCCGCCCTGGCGGACGTGCCGGCCGTGCGGAACAAGCGCTTCGTGGTGCTGCCGCTGACCGCCACCCTGGTCGGCGTACGCGCACCCCGCGCCGTCGAGGACCTGGCGCGCGACCTGCACCCGCAGCGGTTCCGGTGA
- a CDS encoding FecCD family ABC transporter permease, which yields MTVPAGKTAAPRLAGTEGPGDTSRRVAFGPAVLLLAALLVVSMTAGMAIGSVRVPAGQVWGIVGHALGLEWSEVTWSRARETIVLDVRAPRVVLGAVTGAGLALIGTALQALVRNPLAEPYLLGVSSGASLGAVAVIVFGVQVFGHLSLSAAAFAGALLTLFLVYTTARSGGRITSGRLVLSGVAYALVLTAVMNLLLLTSDRGNEARAVLAWTMGGLGGVRWGTLWLPAGAMLLGLGVLLLQARPLNLLMAGEEAATTMGLDVARFRARLFVLLSLLTGVLVAAAGPIGFVGLMTPHVVRLFVGGDHRRVLPAAALGGAVFLLWADIAARTVAAPAELPVGVLTALTGGPFFLWLMRRDARRTTGGGPA from the coding sequence GTGACCGTGCCCGCCGGGAAGACCGCGGCCCCGCGGCTCGCCGGGACCGAGGGGCCGGGCGACACGTCCCGGCGGGTCGCCTTCGGTCCCGCCGTGCTGCTCCTCGCCGCCCTGCTCGTCGTCTCGATGACCGCCGGCATGGCCATCGGCTCCGTGCGGGTGCCGGCCGGCCAGGTGTGGGGCATCGTCGGCCACGCCCTGGGCCTGGAATGGTCGGAGGTCACCTGGTCGCGGGCCCGCGAGACCATCGTGCTCGACGTCCGCGCGCCCCGGGTGGTGCTCGGCGCGGTGACCGGGGCGGGGCTCGCCCTGATCGGCACCGCGCTCCAGGCGCTGGTGCGCAACCCGCTCGCCGAGCCCTACCTGCTCGGCGTCTCCTCGGGCGCCTCGCTCGGCGCGGTCGCGGTGATCGTCTTCGGGGTGCAGGTCTTCGGGCATCTCTCGCTCTCGGCCGCCGCGTTCGCGGGCGCCCTGCTGACCCTGTTCCTCGTCTACACGACGGCCCGCAGCGGGGGCAGGATCACCTCGGGCCGGCTCGTGCTGTCGGGCGTCGCCTACGCCCTGGTGCTCACCGCGGTGATGAACCTGCTGCTGCTGACGAGCGACCGGGGCAACGAGGCCCGTGCGGTGCTCGCCTGGACCATGGGCGGACTCGGCGGTGTGCGGTGGGGGACGCTGTGGCTGCCGGCCGGCGCAATGCTGCTCGGCCTCGGCGTCCTGCTCCTCCAGGCACGCCCGCTGAACCTGCTGATGGCGGGCGAGGAGGCCGCGACGACGATGGGCCTCGACGTGGCCCGCTTCCGGGCCCGTCTGTTCGTCCTGCTGTCGCTGCTCACCGGTGTGCTGGTCGCGGCCGCGGGGCCGATCGGCTTCGTCGGGCTGATGACACCGCACGTCGTGCGGCTGTTCGTCGGCGGCGACCACCGGCGGGTGCTCCCCGCGGCGGCACTCGGCGGCGCCGTCTTCCTGCTCTGGGCGGACATCGCCGCCCGCACCGTGGCCGCGCCGGCGGAACTGCCCGTCGGCGTGCTCACGGCGCTCACCGGCGGACCGTTCTTCCTGTGGCTGATGCGCCGCGACGCCCGCCGGACCACGGGCGGAGGTCCCGCGTGA
- a CDS encoding ABC transporter ATP-binding protein: MKGSRLVVEGVTLTAGARRLAEDVSLTAERGEVVGLIGPNGSGKSSLLRCVYRILRPDSGTVRVDGADAWTLPVRQVARTLAAVVQDAATDVDLAVREVVAMGRAPHKRLLDGDTADDRRLIASSLAAVDALHLADRPYDRLSGGERQRVLVARALTQQPALLVLDEPTNHLDIRHQLDILGVLRRLPATVLVALHDLNLAAGFCDRLYVLCDGRVVASGPPADVLTPALLQEVYGVDAEVAVHPRTGTPQVTFLPGGGPRPPAAPHPATG, from the coding sequence GTGAAGGGGAGCCGGCTCGTCGTCGAGGGCGTCACCCTCACCGCCGGGGCACGGCGGCTGGCCGAGGACGTCTCGCTGACCGCGGAGCGGGGCGAGGTCGTGGGACTGATCGGCCCCAACGGCAGCGGCAAGTCCAGCCTGCTCAGGTGCGTCTACCGGATCCTGCGCCCCGACTCCGGGACGGTGCGCGTGGACGGTGCCGACGCCTGGACGCTGCCCGTGCGGCAGGTGGCGCGGACCCTGGCCGCCGTGGTGCAGGACGCCGCGACGGACGTCGACCTGGCCGTGCGCGAGGTGGTGGCGATGGGACGCGCGCCCCACAAGCGCCTCCTCGACGGCGACACCGCCGACGACCGCCGCCTGATCGCGTCGTCCCTCGCCGCGGTGGACGCGCTCCACCTGGCGGACCGGCCCTACGACCGCCTCTCCGGCGGCGAACGCCAGCGTGTCCTCGTGGCGCGGGCGCTCACCCAGCAGCCCGCGCTCCTCGTGCTGGACGAGCCCACCAACCACCTGGACATCCGCCACCAGCTCGACATCCTGGGCGTCCTGCGCCGACTGCCCGCGACCGTGCTGGTGGCCCTGCACGACCTCAACCTGGCGGCCGGCTTCTGCGACCGCCTGTACGTGCTGTGCGACGGCCGGGTCGTCGCCTCGGGCCCGCCCGCCGACGTCCTCACCCCCGCGCTGCTCCAGGAGGTCTACGGGGTGGACGCGGAGGTCGCCGTCCACCCCCGCACCGGGACCCCGCAGGTCACCTTCCTGCCCGGCGGCGGCCCCCGGCCGCCTGCCGCGCCGCACCCGGCGACGGGCTGA
- a CDS encoding APC family permease, with the protein MTLDRPMYRVKRRLLGKPLTTERAGEEKLGNRTALGVLASDCISSSAYGSEQMLRTLVPVVGAAAFTLVMPVTGAILLVLLLLTLCYSDVVTIYTRAGGSYVVARENFGPDVAQVAAVALLVDYIVTVAVQVSAGTNALISLAHLVGDGWTGLDHLQLPVSVAMIVLLGYGNLRGVREAGRMFALPAYLFIAAMGLVFLVAAVRALTGGLPHADLNAPGVVPLGTPGDGWLYGASLFIVLRSFANGGSSLTGLEAISNGISAFREPQGRNARRTLVTMSCVLAALVLGVSTLAHVTHAVPYTDGTPTVIAQEARLAFGDGTAGTIGLVFVQLATALVLYTGANTPFTGFPFLASFVAQDRFLPRMLTRRGHRLAFSNGIVTLSALSLALLLVTGASVDKLVALYAIGVFTAFTMAGAGLTAHHLRGRERLRRVKIAVNALAAIVSASVVLIFAVTKFTEGAWLVVVVFPLGVWVLIRINREYRREAAALERLPTGADRPRTRRHQVFVLVETLDLATLKALRYAHELRPDNVRAVHFAIDEAHARRLSARWASTNATSVDLELVACPDRRLRHAMRELAVRTTQDGDTSLTVLVPRRMYATALGKLLHRGTGEKMAKTLERLPHVAVTILPFNASHAIEALEADRLPDLG; encoded by the coding sequence ATGACCCTTGATCGGCCGATGTACCGCGTCAAGCGGCGGCTCCTCGGCAAGCCGCTCACCACCGAACGTGCCGGCGAGGAGAAGCTGGGCAACCGGACGGCGCTCGGCGTGCTCGCGTCCGACTGCATCAGTTCGTCGGCCTACGGCTCGGAGCAGATGCTCCGTACGCTGGTGCCCGTCGTCGGAGCGGCCGCCTTCACCCTGGTGATGCCGGTGACCGGCGCGATCCTGCTGGTGCTGCTGCTTCTGACGCTCTGCTACAGCGACGTCGTCACGATCTACACCCGGGCCGGTGGCTCCTACGTGGTGGCCCGGGAGAACTTCGGGCCGGACGTCGCGCAGGTCGCCGCCGTGGCCCTGCTGGTCGACTACATCGTCACCGTCGCCGTGCAGGTGTCGGCCGGCACGAACGCGCTGATCTCACTCGCGCACCTGGTCGGCGACGGCTGGACGGGGCTCGACCATCTCCAGTTGCCGGTCTCCGTGGCGATGATCGTGCTGCTCGGCTACGGGAATCTGCGCGGGGTCCGCGAGGCGGGCCGGATGTTCGCGCTGCCGGCCTATCTGTTCATCGCCGCGATGGGCCTGGTGTTCCTCGTCGCGGCGGTGCGCGCCCTGACGGGCGGGCTGCCGCACGCCGATCTGAACGCCCCGGGTGTGGTGCCGCTGGGCACGCCCGGCGACGGCTGGCTGTACGGCGCCTCGCTCTTCATCGTGCTGCGCTCCTTCGCCAACGGCGGCTCGTCCCTCACCGGGCTCGAAGCGATCTCGAACGGCATCTCCGCCTTCCGCGAGCCGCAGGGCCGCAACGCCCGGCGCACCCTCGTCACCATGAGCTGTGTGCTCGCCGCGCTGGTGCTGGGCGTCTCCACCCTCGCGCACGTCACCCACGCCGTGCCGTACACCGACGGCACCCCGACGGTCATCGCGCAGGAGGCACGGCTCGCCTTCGGCGACGGTACGGCCGGGACGATCGGGCTGGTCTTCGTGCAGCTCGCGACCGCGCTGGTGCTCTACACCGGTGCCAACACCCCGTTCACCGGCTTCCCGTTCCTGGCCAGTTTCGTCGCGCAGGACCGGTTCCTGCCGCGCATGCTCACCCGGCGCGGGCACCGGCTGGCCTTCTCCAACGGGATCGTCACGCTCTCCGCCCTCTCCCTGGCGCTGCTGCTCGTCACGGGCGCCAGTGTGGACAAGCTGGTGGCCCTCTACGCGATCGGTGTGTTCACCGCGTTCACCATGGCCGGGGCCGGTCTCACCGCCCACCATCTGCGCGGGCGCGAGCGGTTGCGCCGGGTGAAGATCGCGGTCAACGCGCTCGCGGCGATCGTGTCCGCCTCCGTCGTGCTGATCTTCGCCGTCACGAAATTCACCGAAGGCGCGTGGCTGGTCGTGGTGGTCTTCCCGCTCGGGGTCTGGGTGCTCATCCGGATCAACCGCGAGTACCGGCGCGAGGCCGCCGCCCTGGAGCGGCTGCCCACGGGCGCGGACCGGCCGCGCACACGCCGCCACCAGGTGTTCGTCCTCGTCGAGACGCTCGACCTCGCCACCCTCAAGGCCCTGCGCTACGCCCATGAGCTGCGGCCCGACAACGTGCGTGCGGTGCACTTCGCCATCGACGAGGCACACGCCCGCCGCCTGTCCGCCCGCTGGGCGTCGACGAACGCGACCTCGGTCGACCTGGAACTGGTGGCCTGCCCCGACCGCCGGCTGCGGCACGCGATGCGCGAACTGGCCGTGCGGACCACGCAGGACGGCGACACCTCCCTGACGGTCCTCGTGCCCCGGCGGATGTACGCCACCGCCCTCGGCAAGCTCCTCCACCGGGGCACCGGCGAGAAGATGGCGAAGACCCTGGAGCGACTGCCGCACGTCGCGGTCACGATCCTGCCGTTCAACGCCTCGCACGCCATCGAAGCCCTGGAGGCGGACCGTCTGCCCGACCTGGGCTGA
- a CDS encoding VOC family protein produces MPPRMSLRAITLDCSDVPALAAFYQQATGLDPHPESHAEFAGLTDGNGLLLGFQRVDGYRAPRWPDQGVPQQIHLDFAVDDLDEAEARLLELGAGKPDHQPDENRWRVLTDPAGHPFCLVRG; encoded by the coding sequence ATGCCGCCACGGATGAGCCTGCGCGCGATCACCCTCGACTGCTCCGACGTGCCGGCTCTGGCGGCCTTCTACCAGCAGGCCACGGGCCTCGACCCGCACCCGGAGTCGCACGCGGAATTCGCCGGCCTCACCGACGGGAACGGTCTGCTCCTCGGCTTCCAGCGCGTGGACGGCTACCGCGCCCCCCGCTGGCCCGACCAGGGCGTGCCCCAGCAGATCCATCTCGACTTCGCGGTCGACGACTTGGACGAGGCGGAGGCCCGCCTGCTGGAACTGGGCGCGGGCAAGCCGGATCACCAGCCGGACGAGAACCGGTGGCGGGTGCTGACCGATCCCGCCGGGCATCCCTTCTGCCTGGTGAGAGGCTGA